Genomic window (Chionomys nivalis chromosome 7, mChiNiv1.1, whole genome shotgun sequence):
cagggcttcaaGCACTCAACCAACTGACATAGATAtttgttgctttgtttctttttcagagacagaatctcattctGTATtgcaggctagcctagaactcattatgtagccaggTTGTACCAAATTCTTGGCAGTCTATTTGTCTCAATCTCCAAAgttctgggattgtaggtgtgagcTACTATACCCTACTAAACATTTTTTTGATGTACAGTTTCTGACGATAATGCAAGGTCTGTAAGAATCAGGAAAACAGGCAGCTTTTATGTGCTGTGTGGCTGCTACTATTTGAGAAAACTATAGAATTGACTTACCCTTTTTTCTGttaatcacgtttttttttttttctttattctttgtaagGCTAGTTTTAAGAAAGCTCCTGGGCAAAAGTAATAGTCTGTAGGCATTAGTTTTGATATTTCTGTGTTCTAGGTTGTCGTGTACTTTATTGGTTCAGCCTAGCATAGAATCTGACAGTGAAAATGTTCCTGAGTGTGGTAGAGTTTCTAAACTGATAATTGGGCTAACCGTTGCTTCTTTGCTAAAGAACTTAGGAAATCTGACCACTAGTGGGGCCAaaaatctttctctttaaaaagtccTTGTCAAGTGTAAAAAGGAACAGGGTTATGAAAGGACATAAAAAgtacagaggaaaagagaaggatgagTAAACTACAGTCTCCAAAAAGTTACTTGATTTCCAAAACTTACCtggagaaataaaaaattttatgaaattggCTTTCTTAACAAGGTACAGAGGCTAGAAGATAGAAACTAATATTGGCTGAGTGTTTATCCTGATTATTAGCCAGTCAAATCTACTTTTCCTGAGACTTTCCTGTTCTGACCCTAAATTTCATATTCTTAgtgatattatttttatattaatgattTGATCCTCTTTGgggatgttatttattttataaaggtataattttttgtttgtttttgtggtgttTTTTTGAGGaggaaggtttctctgtgtagctctgactgtcctggaactcggtctgtagaccaagctgtcttcaaactcacagagatccacctgcgtctgcttcccaagtgctgggattaatcaaTTATCTTTTTGgcataggtttttgtttgtttgtttgtttgtttgtttttcgagacagggtttttctgtggctttggagcctgtcctggaactagctcctgtagaccaggctgacctcgaactcacagagatccgcctgcctctgcctcccgaatgctgggattaaaggcatgcgtcaccaccaccagcaaagcatagtttttttaaaaaatggttttctgTATTAACAGATTTCAGAATTTACACCAACTTCTATTATGATAAAGAAGGTTGGGAACAGCGGTGACAGTGTCAGGGCAATCAGAGGAAACCACTGACATTTAATGTTCTTTGCTTCAGTCAGGGCCATTCTGACCACATTTTCTCAGATAGTGAAATACAGATCACTCCTTCCTTGCTATcacttttattatcatttttttttatcggATCTCATTTTGTAgtgggctgacctcaaacttgtgattcaGCTGGGTCTTCTGTCTTAATTGTACCTTTGGTACGGTTAGCACTTTCTcctattttgatcatttttattagCTTTTTGTATCTTAAGTCCTATGCCCTAGTTCAGGCCACTCAACTCATCCACTTCTGAGAATGTGTACTTTTcagattaaataaataatcaaatttaaataactattttatttcttcaactTTGCAAATCCATATGTAGCAATTTTCATTTGTAGAACATTTTTCCTTGATCGCATTTAATATATTCTACAGTTCATCAGGGACCTTCTTGGTAGTATACTCTGTTCTAACGTTTCTGAAACATtgatttttcctgttttctcttgcTACCTTTAAATTCTTGTTCTGTTCCTTTCCTTAATTTAGAAACATAAACCTTGAATATGTTTGTTTCCCCTTTATACATTCCTGAACATTTCATATCTGTATATCTTTATCTTTTAAGAGAAAAGCCTCATAATCTCACTTCTGGCTGCCGAGGATGAGCATTAGTCTTGCTTCAAGATAATTCCAGTTTCTTCCTGACTATATTCAAACCACTCAGTTTAAATGGGCAGTTATAGTACCCACAGTTTCTGTGTCATCCTCTGACAGGGAAACTGCTTATAATCTTCCATCTTGCTGCCCTTCTTCTCAGTCTCTCCTGTCTGCTGTTACTTAACTACCCCCTCTCTCCCCTAATGCTGTTCTAGTAAGAGAACCAAGCCCACCAAATGGCTAAACCATCAGGTGGCTTAGTCTATGAAGTTAAGCCTTCCCGCAACATTTGGTTCTATGTACCTGCTGCTTTCCTTGTCTTCCTTGACCTTTCTAAGCTCTACACTGTgagctttttcttcctttctggtgATATGTCTGTTCTGATCTTCCTCCTCACTCCTTTCTAAGCACTTTGACTATTATGCCTTCATTTCTTCTCCTAGCCTCATAGTCTCACTATTTTCCTAATTTAGGTTCCAGTATTCATTGTTTCAGCTGTATTCTTGTAGTTTCTGTTCCATAATCAGGGTTCCCTTTCCTTTTTACCCAGTTATCTTTGAAAATTCTTTTCCTTGTCTCTGCCTGATTCAAATTCAAGCACGTTGAGagctttagagaaaaaaaaaatcacctttgcAGTTTGTGGCCAGTTATATTCTTGTAATTGTTAACTATGTGTAGGAATACAGTATTGCGCAGAAGTCTTACTGTTCCTGATCAACATAATTTCTTCCCAACAAGCTCCATGCTCCTTTTTACTCTCCTCTCTTTTAACTCTAATGCAAGAGTTACTTTTGTTCTGAACGTGATACTAGACAAAGGCTGAGAATGAGAAGCCAGTTCTTGAGCTAATTCTTTAAACAGTATTCATTCCACCACTTCCTCAAAGGTCTGTAATTTCCTCTTCACCTCAAACTGCATCGGGGGGTAAACATGTTCACATATTTCCTTTCTTAGTAACAAAATATGCACCTATTACCCACTCTTAATTCTCAACTCCCTTCTTTTCTTGatagttgactttttttttcttcagtcctGTGCAATCTGACTTCTATTCTCTTTACTCCTTAGAACTTTCCTGGCCATGATGATCATCAATGACAGTTCCAAAGCTGGTGAATGCTCTTCAGTTACTGCCATTGTACTCCTTCCTTAGGACATGTCTTTGTTGGTTCCATGAAGCCACTTCTTGATTTTCAACCTATGTTGGTCTGCTCTGTCAAAGTTTTAAAGTACACTCCTGTGTAATGCAAGCCAGTGTTGTCTAAAGGGTAGATGGCTGCTTTAGCTTGATGTGTAGTGTCGGACTTCCTTCAGTTTCCAACAgagacattaatttttaaaattgtgacaCTTAATGTGCAAATAAAGGTCCTAAAAACAAATgcggtaatttttttttcaaatatgtatTGTGAAGTGAAAAAAGTACTTCAACATTATCTTGATAGACATTAACTGCCCTGATCCATCTGGTATATTCCCTTCCTGGTGTACTTTCATGTTTCTTTACTCTGAGATAACCATGCTCCAAACTTTGGAGCTGTCaggttttctcctcttccctcccctctttctcctctccctccccttcattATTGAGTACACTGAAAGAGGGCACCAAGTGACTAGAGTACTACCTACTTAtcttttctagaattttaaatattaggTATTCTTAGACTGAATCTTGCCAGGTTTTAACTTCTATCTAAGTGAAAATTCAGTAACATTTTGTGTGCCTGTTTTACTCACAATATATCCCTGTTTTGACCTACAGCaaaactgtttctatttttatacttttgtgtTGCAGAAAAAGcaacttaaaatattaattaacctTATGTCATCTCTCCATGAGATCAGtatatttattttagtaatttGTGCTTACATATATTTAGTAAGTAACCCTTTATATATATTGGCTATATCTTATCTGACACATGTTGATAGTAGccaattgttttttatttatttatttgtgtttttacttttaatctaAAAATCATGCCTATGTAACTTTTTAACACTTTGAACCAAATAGTGACATTCTGTATAAACATCAGGTAGGTGAATGTCCTTCAGTAATAATGTAGCTTCTGGGTCTATCAGATAAGTTTTTTAGttataagaatatatatgaaGTATTTATTAAAGTAACTAaagaagatcttttttttttctccagttggCCCTTGCCAGAGTTTGACCCAAGCCAGATTCGACTGATCGTATATCAAGACTGTGAAAGACGAGGGAGAAATGTCTTGTTTGATTCCAGTATTAAGAGAAAAAATGAGGACACATCAGTATCAGTGAGTATTactattcatttatttgaaatttaattttggGTATTTTAATAATTCAAGAAAGAATTAGTATAATTTCAACTATGGTAACTTTGTTAGCCTAAAATATCTCTAGCCTGTTTAAAATTCAGAGTCctaattttgagattttttttctctttttttccttttatttatttattttttatttatttattttttttgggggggggtttcgagacaaggtttctctgtggttttggagcctgtcctggaactagctcttgtagaccaggctggtctcgaactcacagagatccgcctgcctctgcctcccgagtgctgggattaaaggcatgcgccaccaccgcccggctttttttttccttttattgaaagttAACTTTTTCCTCCTATATCCTGATTACATTTTCTTCTCCCTGTACTTCCTTCCAGTTCCTACCCACTTCCCTTTCCATCCagaccctttctgtctcttgttaaaaaagaaaagcttctgagagattgtaaaataagaaaataaaacaaaaactaacacattggacaaaacaaataaaggaaaagagctcaagaaaaggcacaagaaacatatatagatgcagagacccacttaATCTCACACTCAGAAATTCCATAAAATCATTAAACtggaagctataatatatatatgcaaaggacctgtaggGTAGGGATTGGGATAAGATTTTTTTTCGTGTTTTAATTCTTTATTGTTTAAACATACACTGATCATTTCAATCAATTCTTTTAAGCAAACCAGGAAATCAAGACACAATtgtgatcttttccttttttttttttttttttttttttttttgagacagggtctgtgtgtagctctggctgtcctggaactagccatttagaccaggctggccttgagctcaccaatctactggtctctgcctcccaaatgctgggatcaaaactGTGCTCTACCGCCACCCAGTGCTATCATCAAATCTTAATCTTAAGCGAATATCATTTCCAGGAGGTTGGCCTGAAGGCACTCAGATTCCACAAGTTTTTGAGGCGTTCCATATTTAAGTAGTGTAGGCACTGTAGTTAATTTCAGTTTTTGTCTGAAGTCATTATTTGGGTCTTTCCAGTAAGATCTGTCTCCTACTTGGCAGTAGATGAACATGTAGTCTTCCGTAACATGCTTCAGCCCCTCTCGAACGACTGGCTCAGCTTCCACGCAGTCCAGACACCAGCTCTTCCCTTCGGCATCCTTAGAACCACTGAAGTAGGCAAAAATGGTCTTGCCCTGGTGCTCCTTTACAGCCTGGTCGAACTCCTCGAAGCCGGATACTCTCACCTCCTTGTAGGTGGCCATCGGTTCAGTCTCGAGAGTTGCCTGGGAGGCACTCTTGggataagattttttaaaaaagccctgACATGGCATTAGGAGACAAGGCACCTctaaagatgccattgagttcattttctgttgtccatctactgctgggcatgtaTCCTATCCTTTAAAGTCATTAacttccccagtgagactcccttggagaaaactaaatttctgTTTGCAAGTAGTTATCAATTGTAGTTAGCTTCTGATTAAGGATAGGGACATTTCCACTTCTCCTTTTAGCCTTAGGATCCCATGGTTCATCTGCATCGTACAGACCCATGTAGACTCTGTGCATGCTGTCTCAGTTTCTGTAAGTTCATATGTGTGTTGATCCTGTTAATTTAGAgtacttttttcccctttatgttctccatcccctctggcttttatgatctttctgcctcatcttctgcagagttccctgagctctgagggagtACTTTGATAGAGAGACCCATTTGTGGCTTAGTTGTCCCAAGATATCTAACTCATTGCctgtctggttgtgggtctctgtattttttcacgtttgctgcaggaggaaagcactgatctatgagtatagcagaatgtcattgggagtcattttattgctgtgttcatTTAGAACaatagtagtatttggttttaccctatgTAATCCCAGGTTCTTTGTCATCCAAGCAGTGTTAGGTATGGGTCATATGAAAACCCAATACAGTGgaagtttcctaaaatatatacatatataatgggGGAGATAGAGCCCCAGttggacatctcttgtcaccaaatgaagcttccagtactgggaatgggttacatctaattgaattGTTGATCAAAGGGGTCGCATAGgaaccccaaacaacccaggctgttgccaagactgtaGGTTGCTCTTTACAAACTGATGGCAAAGCCCTATTGCTGAAAATAACATCTATACTACTTACTTGAACCCAGAAAAGTTATGCTGGTGCCTACGTAGAATCTTAACCTCTGTGTGCTAGCATCTTTGTTACAGGAAGGTATGCTGCATGCgcccaaaggagaaatgtaaacaccaacctggctacaaaccctttgatctacagtgGTGTCCTGTCTATAGATATACTAGAGCAATGATAGCGCAAAGCTTGTGGTAGTAACCAacaaatatctgatttgacttaggGTACACTCCatggggtctttttttttaattattatttttacaatactatttggccaatggctcaggtgtatttttagctagctcttacatcttaaactaaccaaTTTTCTATTTATccatgtattgccatgaggctgtgacttaccgatAGTGTTCTagagtctttctccttcagcagctacatggtgtctctctctctctctctttttattttgttttgttttgtttttttgagacaaggtttctctgtcgctttggagccagtcctggaactagctcttgtagaccaggctggcctcaaactcacagagatccacctgcccctacctctgcctcataagtgctgggattaaaggcatgcactaccactgcctgaccttgtttttctttcctttcctttcctttcctttcctttcctttcctttcctttcctttcctttcctttcctttccttccttctttccttcctttttttttttaagaccattACTTGTCATCTAGCCagaaactgtttttgtttgtcaTTTAGTTCCTGATATCattgattctcaacctgtgggtcacacccctagaacaaccctttcacaggagtcacctaagactatcagaaaacactaatatttacattacaattcataacagtaggaaaattacaggtatgaagtagcaaaaaaaaataatttcatgtttggggtcaccacaaaatgaggaactgtattaaagggttacagcattaggaaggttgagaaccactgccttatgATGGTGTTGTTAAATGTGACTGACGTAGGAACTACTGGGAGCCTTATAGAGAAACTGGTTAGACCCCTCATTGTGCAATCAGAGAAGTGAGATGTAGAGAAAGGAAGATATTTATCTGATGGTATAGAGCAAATTAAGTCTGCAATCCTCATAACATACTTTCCCCTACTCTAAAGGGGGGACAAGAACCTGTTTCTGTTCTTTAAATCTTCAACACCATGTTTTGAAATACATTGTTACTAGTTTAGCAGCAATAAGGCATTTATTTGA
Coding sequences:
- the LOC130876922 gene encoding thioredoxin domain-containing protein 17-like; protein product: MATYKEVRVSGFEEFDQAVKEHQGKTIFAYFSGSKDAEGKSWCLDCVEAEPVVREGLKHVTEDYMFIYCQVGDRSYWKDPNNDFRQKLKLTTVPTLLKYGTPQKLVESECLQANLLEMIFA